The proteins below are encoded in one region of Hugenholtzia roseola DSM 9546:
- a CDS encoding NB-ARC domain-containing protein, protein MNREQAQKIIDSLLERLEYYRSEKAMTAYAPLNFDLKKRIEELEVQIQNLRNLLAQSQAETINLPNLERLKKLAFMDLEKQDKEEFIKVYYSFLQDCKNVVKDSVINAQNVHIGDKIYYDNGKQEINRLLTSPPFQAPVFLGRDSDLKNVHKRLFEGDNFLMLVNGQGGIGKTTFASKYWAEYGNEYSHLAFLFVENGIANALLSLASTLGLKFTNETQAQQLQLLVTKVSNLTKPCLLILDNANNEKDLNENIVWLRKCPNFHILLTSRLADFEYAQKYPIGTLGKKYALQMFKEHYKKMQESETPLFEEIYEAVGGNTLVLELLAKNLTSFNKIRQKYSLQMLKENLQKSLLALSHSKEVKTEYQAKGTGIRQETPEAIILAMYDLTDLQESEVALLSVFAVLPAENIEFETLTNFLQDENLDDTLLSLAQKGWIEQNETAFKISPVVQEIVRHKNQECLFADCEKMILFLIEELNWRDNPNYHQENYKYATLYSHYAESVVNHFEPKFEIGNLCERIGNFYETVGNLSNALQFFDKCNQFFSILSSQNPNSENIKNGLAISYSKLGQTHSSLGDLTQALQFFEKFKDLEKDLSDSYPSNVEFKNNLAASYSKLGATYSSLGDLAQALYFFEKYNDLEKDLSESYPSNVGFKNGLAISY, encoded by the coding sequence AGCGAATAGAAGAACTCGAAGTTCAAATCCAAAACTTACGCAACCTTTTGGCGCAAAGTCAAGCCGAAACCATCAATTTGCCTAATTTAGAACGCCTCAAAAAATTGGCGTTTATGGATTTGGAAAAGCAGGACAAAGAAGAATTTATCAAAGTCTATTACTCTTTTCTTCAAGATTGTAAGAATGTAGTGAAGGATAGCGTTATCAATGCGCAAAATGTGCATATTGGGGATAAGATTTACTATGATAATGGAAAGCAGGAAATTAACCGCTTGCTCACTTCGCCGCCTTTCCAAGCCCCCGTTTTTTTGGGAAGGGATAGCGATTTGAAAAATGTACACAAACGCCTTTTTGAGGGCGATAATTTTTTGATGCTCGTCAATGGGCAGGGCGGAATTGGAAAAACTACCTTCGCCTCGAAGTATTGGGCAGAATACGGAAATGAGTATTCGCATTTGGCGTTTTTGTTTGTAGAAAATGGTATCGCCAACGCCTTGCTTTCCCTTGCGTCTACTTTGGGTTTGAAATTTACAAATGAAACACAAGCGCAACAACTACAACTTTTGGTTACAAAAGTTAGCAACCTTACCAAACCCTGCCTTTTGATTTTGGACAATGCCAACAACGAAAAAGATTTGAATGAAAACATTGTTTGGTTGCGAAAATGCCCTAATTTTCATATCTTGCTAACCTCGCGTTTGGCAGATTTTGAGTATGCCCAAAAATATCCTATTGGCACTCTCGGCAAAAAATATGCCCTGCAAATGTTTAAAGAGCATTACAAAAAAATGCAGGAAAGCGAAACGCCTCTTTTCGAAGAAATTTATGAGGCGGTAGGCGGAAATACGTTAGTTTTGGAACTTTTGGCAAAAAACCTAACGAGTTTTAATAAAATACGCCAAAAATATAGCCTGCAAATGCTCAAAGAAAATTTGCAAAAGAGCCTTTTAGCACTTTCGCACAGCAAGGAGGTAAAAACCGAATACCAAGCCAAAGGCACAGGCATAAGACAAGAAACCCCCGAAGCCATTATTTTGGCAATGTACGACCTGACCGATTTACAAGAAAGCGAAGTTGCTTTGCTTTCTGTTTTTGCCGTTTTACCTGCCGAAAATATTGAGTTTGAAACACTTACCAACTTTTTACAAGATGAAAATTTAGACGATACCCTGCTTTCGCTTGCCCAAAAAGGTTGGATAGAACAAAACGAAACCGCTTTTAAGATAAGCCCCGTAGTACAAGAAATAGTCCGCCACAAAAACCAAGAATGCCTTTTTGCCGATTGTGAAAAGATGATTTTGTTTTTGATTGAGGAACTTAATTGGCGTGATAATCCTAACTATCACCAAGAAAACTACAAATATGCCACGCTTTATAGCCACTATGCTGAAAGTGTAGTGAATCATTTTGAACCAAAATTTGAAATAGGGAATTTGTGCGAAAGGATTGGTAATTTTTATGAAACAGTAGGTAATTTGTCTAATGCCTTGCAGTTTTTCGATAAGTGCAATCAATTTTTTTCTATTTTATCTTCCCAAAATCCGAACTCTGAAAATATCAAAAATGGACTGGCGATTTCCTACTCCAAATTAGGGCAAACGCATAGCAGTTTGGGGGATTTAACGCAGGCTTTACAGTTTTTTGAAAAGTTTAAAGATTTAGAAAAAGACCTTTCTGACTCCTATCCTTCCAACGTGGAGTTTAAGAATAATCTGGCTGCATCTTACTCCAAATTAGGGGCAACGTATAGCAGTTTGGGGGATTTAGCGCAGGCTTTATACTTTTTTGAAAAATACAATGATTTAGAAAAAGACCTTTCTGAATCCTATCCTTCCAACGTGGGCTTTAAAAATGGACTGGCGATTTCCTAC